DNA sequence from the Burkholderia pyrrocinia genome:
CGGCTGTCGCGAAGCCGGCCTCCAGCGCGAGCGCCTGGATCTGAGCCGGCATGAAGAAGCTGATGAACGGCGTGCCGCTCGCGCGCGCACCCTTTGCAGCCATTTCCAGCCCCGGGCGCACGTCCGAATCCGCGTTCTCCAGCGGCAGCAGGAACGTCATCGCGAGCGTCGAGCCCGGCGCGAGCGACGCGACTTCGCGCAGCGCGGCCGCGTTCGCTTCGCGCGTCAGGTACATGCTGACGCCGGTGGACACCACGACCGCCGGCTTGCCGGCATCGAAGCCCGCGCCGACGAGCGCATCGCGCCACGACTGCTTCGCCTCGAAATCGACCGGCACGAAGCGCAGCCAGTCGGGCACGCCGAAGCCGAGTTCGGTCAGGCGGCGCTGCTTCCATGCCTGCGGCGCCGGCGGGTCGACTTCGAAGACGGTCACGCGCGACGCCATCTCGGGCCGGCGCTGCACGAAACTGTCGAGGCCAGCGCCGAGAATCACGTACTGGCTCACACCGAGCGCGGCCTGCTCGGCCACGAGATCCTCGATGAAGCGCGCCCGCGCGACGATCGACGCACGAAACGGCCGCGTGAACTGCGGGTCCATGTCGCCGCGCTGCTGCCAGCCCGGCGCCGGCGCGAGCAGTCGAAGCCCGACTTCGTCGGCGAGCACGTGCGGCGGCGCGTCGAGTTCGACGTGCAGCGCGCGCCACAGCGCGACGCGCGCGGCGGTGCTGTCGGGGGCGTCTTCGCGGGGTTCGGTATCGGTCATGTCGGCGTCACTCGTGCTGGTTGCGGGTAGTCGGGTAGACGGCGTCAATTCGTCCGGATGAAATATCACGCCTTCCGGGTGGACGGCCCGGCTTCCCGCGGCGATACGGCTGCGGCGCGCGCCGCCAGCCGCGCAAACAGCGCGTCGAGATCGAACCCTGCCGTATCGATGCCGATCGTGTCGCGCAGGCATGCGCCCCACGCGGCCGCGTCGTCGAACGTGACGGTGCGCCCGGCCCCCGCCGCGTCGCGCAGCGTCAGCGCGGTGTTGAGTAGCGCCGCGCGGCCGTCCGGCAGCACGCGGCACGCGATCAGGTCGTTCACGAAGATCGATTCCGGATACGTCGACGTAAACCAGTTCGCGGCGTCGTAATCGATCCACTCGGCCGGCTTCAGCGAGAAACGGTAAGTGGTCTGCCAGCCGTCGGGGATCTCGAACTGCATGTCGAATTCGCCGTCGACCGGCGCGTCGATCACGCGAAACGCGCCATGCGGCGTCAGTTGCCGCTCGCCCGGCACGAAGCGCAGCGG
Encoded proteins:
- a CDS encoding class I SAM-dependent methyltransferase, whose product is MTDTEPREDAPDSTAARVALWRALHVELDAPPHVLADEVGLRLLAPAPGWQQRGDMDPQFTRPFRASIVARARFIEDLVAEQAALGVSQYVILGAGLDSFVQRRPEMASRVTVFEVDPPAPQAWKQRRLTELGFGVPDWLRFVPVDFEAKQSWRDALVGAGFDAGKPAVVVSTGVSMYLTREANAAALREVASLAPGSTLAMTFLLPLENADSDVRPGLEMAAKGARASGTPFISFFMPAQIQALALEAGFATAAHVSAAELARRYFADRTDGLRPPNNAEELLVATV
- a CDS encoding arylamine N-acetyltransferase family protein → MTDSFDLSRYFSRIGYDGPAEPTLDVLRRLHLLHPQAIPFENLNPLTGARVALDLPAIVDKVIGRRRGGYCFELNKLFYTALTTIGFRVTPLIARVRWMRPPEIVTAQTHMLLRIDLDDAVWLADIGFGSATLTAPLRFVPGERQLTPHGAFRVIDAPVDGEFDMQFEIPDGWQTTYRFSLKPAEWIDYDAANWFTSTYPESIFVNDLIACRVLPDGRAALLNTALTLRDAAGAGRTVTFDDAAAWGACLRDTIGIDTAGFDLDALFARLAARAAAVSPREAGPSTRKA